The Setaria italica strain Yugu1 chromosome VIII, Setaria_italica_v2.0, whole genome shotgun sequence genome includes the window TACTGACAAAATTCGCAGGTTGCAATCATTGAAAACTTGTGGTGTACCAAGTAGTAACCTAAACAccatttcttggccatcttaaCAAGCCATGTCAGAACTGAACTTTTACGCTACACCTCcaggggaagaggaaggagagTACAAATCCGCTCGGTCGCAACAACGTGTAATGTGCTCTGCAAatggaaaaaggaaaggaaaattaaTTTTAGCTGCTTCAGGATAACTCTGTTGGCTAacttggggaaaaaaaagaaaataatccATGGCCATTTTGCCATCCATGGCCTTGAAAGATACTGTATTGATCAGGGAAACACACGGGCCATTTTTGTCATCCATGGCCTTGAAAAGACACTGCTTGAGGACAAACATGTCCAGTCCCCTGGGAGCGAAACAGAACCACAGCTTTGCTGTAACTTGCGCTGTCGTTCATGCGTGTGTTGATCTCAAGTAAAGTGTACGGTTACGACCTGCGTGCCGTTATGAACATGGGGGGCAAGGAGCAACACACATTACTGATGCGCTCGTAATGCTATGGCGTTGTTTGCAACGGATCGGATGACCAAGAACGGTTCACACAAAGATGGTGACATGCATGAACAGCGGGCATGAATGTTCTGAATTACTTGTGATCGTCCGGAGCATATTAACAAGTCGTTAGGCATCAAGTGACAGATGCACGAAGTCTTTAACTGTGCATGTCTCAAAGGTTCATGCAAGGATGGAACTTCTTtatttgtgtgtgtgtataACGCATTGAGCAGCTCACGAGAAATCTAGGCATTATGCCAATATGGCAATAGAGCGTACTAGCTCATCGGTTTTGAGAAGTTGGAGTGAAACAAAATACGAGCCTGATAATGTACAAGATATGATGGCTGACTGTGCTTGCATTTTGGGGGCAAGACTGCTGCATCAGTTCAAAGTGGACGACAGTGTGGAGAGACGTCGCATAGGTTCTGACGTTCCAATTTGAATCATCTAAACGAGCTGCCTGATATGGAATGTGTATTGCTTAGTTTGGACGCGACGaccatgtttttctttttcttacatTTCCGAAAGTAACAATACGTGCCAAGTGCTGTGTAGTTTCCTCTTCGGTTCCGATATTGTGAGCCCACCAATGCTAGAGATGACCAGAATTTGTTTCTGAGAAGCAAGGATCTATCATGTTTTCTGCAGCCATTAGATATTTCTGCTGCTGTAACAGTGTAATTCAAATACCCAATAGCCAATTCTTGATCAACCAAATAGAGAACATGCAGAGTATTAACTTGGGTACGAACTGGATTTTCTGTGGCGTTTTTGGTAGAACAGGATAGATATTTCCATTTCAACTACAATAAAAATCTTTATAAAATTACACACTTGGCATTTCCTAACGGACCCACCAACCGATCTTTCCACAATGCGAGAGATCAAACTGCTGATAATGGCGTAGCAACTTGACCTGAGTGTCTTTTCAGAGAAAACTGCACCCTCGTGCCCAACGTTTGAAAGACAAACAGAGGACCTTAGCGGCTTATCGCCATTAGCACTCCAGTCTATCTCGTACTACTTGAAAGGAGGCAGAAACCTAACAGTATCGTTTTGCAAGCATGACCACGCAGAGATGTAATTGTCCGGAGGAAGAATGTTTTGCTAAAAATTAAGTGTTAGTTCATACATACATGGTGATACTGATACCTTTCTAAGTTTTGAATCGTCTGAGTATATGGCAGGAGCTCAGGCATCTAGAGCTCATACAAATGCCACCGATTTCCTGTATGTGTGACAGATACAGCTCTCTCCTCTGCTACAGTAGAGAGCGGGGAAACAGGCGTCTTCGACCCGGAGCTCGATCCTACggcttccccctcctctccggcGGGGAAGCCAGATCTTCCGCGTGCTGTACATATTTAGGCAACGACAGAGACTCAAGCAGAGCCGACCATTTTGAGAGGTTGGAGTAAAACAAAATTTCAGGTCGATTAAACGAAGGGAGTTCATCAATGATATGTTTTTTAGTGCCGTGAAAATGGGTAATTCTGACAGGTTGGCGTTTTGGTTTACAGACAAATGTAAAATTAACTAAAAGGGTATGATTTATTGTACCTAGAATAAGAGAACTACGAGAGCGCCTTGTTACAGACGTTTTGTGCATTCTGTTTCCGTTCATCCAAAAAATAGAACCTTGTTCCACATTCCTTTAGGAGATCGCTGCCTGTGGAGCAATCGTTTCTTCAGCTCACAGTAACCTTAACAAAACAGCTCTTTCATCGTAGAATCTGAGTTTGAATTCTTGTTGAACTCCGAGATAAGGACCACTGGCACATTGCATTTTGCACGCACGGAACATGCATATCAATGCTGAAAATTCcagcctgttgcaacttgcaaacgCTGCACATCTTACTTTTCGATTTAGAAATTTAGAGCCCAATGCATGAGCCGACAAGTATAGCACAGACAAAATCCGCAGCTACTCGGTTGCAATCATTGAAGATTTCTGGTGTAGCAAATAGTAACCTAAACACACAATTCTTGACCAGCTTGCTAAAGCAAGCAGTGTAAGAACTGAATTTTCTGCAATTCGTGTGGGCTTGTGTGTTTGTCGTCTACGTACTGACTTGCATATATATCTGAGCAGAGAAACAAATGCCTCTGTTTGTGTGATCGTTAATACATAATATGTGCATGAACAATAGGCATGGTAATTGTGAACTGCTTGTATGATCGTCCAGGAGCAAATTATTAATCTGTCAGTCATTAGGCGTGAAGTGAAAGATGCAGAGACACTTTGACTGCATGCCTCCAACTAAATAATGTTCATGCAAAGGCCATGGAACTCCTAGTGTATGTGTATATATAGAGCGTGATGATCTAGCTACATAACTAATGGGCAGAACAAAATGGATGAGAGTGATGATCTTGCTACATAACTAATGGGCAGACTGTTGCCACTAATTTTGAGAAGTTGGAGCGAAACAAAATAACCTTACCATTTTTGTTTTGGGCCACTGTCAACATTTCCATTTCCTGAACCTAACTAACACTTAGTTGCTTCCATTTCCTCATCTGGTGATAtatcctcatcttcttcttgcTCAGATCCCTTTCTCATATCCAGGACAGGCTTAGGTACGCTTTAGTTTGAAATCATGAGACCCTGCAAGAGAAGAACCACATTTTGTTTCTTCAGCTTTCTATCATGGACCAGGAAACTGAATTTTCAGAAAAACCAGAGATAGTGATCAGCTGATATATATCCCATTTTATTTGCACGTGTGGTcaagcatgaaaatttcagTATGTGGCAAGTGCAGCATACCTTAGCTTTTCATTTTGACAAGTCAATATGTGTCTCATCACTGAAACAAGGAACGCACGTTTTGTGCAGACCATGTACGGTTTCAACAAAATTCGCAGCTTTGTTTTCTCCTGCTGCCAAAGCAGACCTTTTACTGTACTAAGTAGTGACCGAAATAGCCAATTCTTGACAAACTTTGCATCACGGAGTTTGAACGGCAAGGACCGAATAATTGAATTTCTCCAGAATTTCTGGTAGAGCAGAAGAGGTATATAGTACTGCAGCGACTGACAGGACCGGAGCGTCATTTCAGACGAATACTGCAAGTTCGTCGCTGCCATCATCTACTGCTTATCTTGTGTAACACTAGACCGTCATCACGCCACACCTTTTATTCTTGGCTCCAATATAATCGattgagtcagaggaaaaccGCAAGCACATTCCTGCTTCCAAGACTGCGCATACACAAACAGAGAGCAGACAAAGGACCTTGCTTGTCGTCTACACATCACCATCAGGTTAGCTCATTATCGTTCTCGTCGACCTGGAAGTCCGCAAAAAATCTAACACTGGCATCCACTCAGACACAGGAACCAAGACTTGTCAGGGTTTGAGGCTGTCACGCCTATGGCCATGAAGGCAGAAGGCCGCTGGATTGACCAACGAGAAACACGAGAGTCAAATATTAGGTCCTTGCTTAAGGACAAACAGGTCCCATTCCCTGGGAGGAAAATGGAGCACAGATTTGGATTAAACTCATGTTCGTTGGCTACCATTCTACCAACGTGTTTGGCCGATGTTTGGCTCAAGTCGATTTTGGATTCACTAATGTTTTGCCCATGCTAGAAACAGATGCCAAGAAATTGTCCGTACAATGGGCATGGGTGTTGTGAATTAGTACTTAATTGTAACCGTTCAGAGCAAAACTATTAACATGCCCCCAAATTAGTTAAGGGTTCATGCAAAAGCCATGAAACTCATCCTTCTAAAATGTATAAATATAGCACGTTACTAGCTCAAACTGAAACATACAAGTTATGGTATCAAGGCAAGAGAAACATACATATGCAAATGAGTATTTTGATTTTGAGAAGTTGGAGGAAAAATAAGATGTAGGTCCAAATATGTTTCGCCTACAATGACTTACTGGGCTTCCATTTAGCATTCATGTTTGCTACATGAGGTCCAACTTGAGAATCAGATGCGGGGAGATAGGATACCATAAATTCGGCTATGTACATCTTTGATAGCGATATAAGTGCTTGATGGGTCTGAAAACTGCTGTAACTTGTTCTCTGTTATGGTAATGAAAATTCAGGTTGGCTTGttctgaaaaaagaaatgataTCGTTGAAAGGTCAGTTAAATATTATCGTTTTGAGATCTCAACTTTTTTCAATAACATAAAGAATGCACAAGCAGACAAGCTTACCGTAATTAGAAtgagaagattacatagtttcGATACTTAAAAAGTCACATGCCTTGATGCACATGTCCTTTTCTTGTCTTCAAGGCAGTTGCTTGAGCAACACTTGTGAAGCAACACCGTTTTCCGTGTTTATGGAGGATGATGCATGACAACTGCCTTAGAAGCAACAAAAACCAGAGTTAGTTTTAAACAAAATCCAAGATAAAGATTTGTACcatttaggccttgtttggatCAAAAAATTAGCCGGCTACTAAATTTATCTGCCATGGATCCAAATATGACCCAGCTAAAGTTTAGATGGCTAAAGATTCCTTTAGCTGGTTGAACCTAGCTAAACTCAGCTAAAATACTAAAGATCAAATTGTCCCTCCATCTTGCTCGGGAAAAATTTATAAGGTGGGAGGGAGGGATAAGATAGACAAATATCTCTTCAACTATCATTTAGCTAAATTTTAGAAACTTTAGTTCAGTGGATCTTAATCTTTCATATAAAACATGGCTTCTTCTTTTCCTATTTCCAAAAAATCTATTAGCGAAATTGCAAGGCAGCTTCCCTTTTTCCGAAAGGACGGCAACAAGTTTTATTAGAcgatagaaaagaaaaacaaaatgaaagtaCAAAAATGGCAGCCACGACTGTGCCCAACACTCCTGGGGAGGCAGCCTCTTTTTGGGGTTGACGGTTGAGATATTTAAGTATATGCCTGTTTCCAGAAGCAAGAATTAAACGCACGTTTGCCTAGGATGCATGCGTAGTTCCAATAAAACCTTCACCTTTTTCGCATGCAGTATTTCGTACGCGAAATACCCAATTCATGACCAATTTGGTACCATAACAGGAGCAAGGTATGAACTTCTACAACTGAAATTTCTGCAGCATTTTCAGCTGAACAGAGGAGATGCTACAATTTccccatggttgtttaatccttcacatctctctccctcacacatacacacacactTTGGCAGAGCAGAGAAGAGTATCACATTTTAGCAGCTTCGTCAAGACGGGTCTATCTCCCTGTCAAATGTTATTATCATCAACGAAATTCTACCACACACTTTGGCTCCGACCAACGAAACCTTTTCCACCTGTGAGCCAGAAATCGAGCTGCCGCTGATCGTGGAGCGACTGACAGGACCCGAGCGTCATTTCAGAGGAATACCACCGCAAGCTAATGACAGGACAGACACCAAGACTTCTGTTTGATCTCTGGAACAGTATATACAGGACTCCATGACCAAGTAGACAGAGATATTTGCAAGCCGCTGAATTGACCAAATAGATCTTTCTTAAATAATGGACAAACAGGTGCCATTCCCCGGGAGGAAAAGGTAGGATGGCTTTGGCAAACGTGCAGGACCTGCAATGTACTCCATCTGTTCCAACttattattcattttaactttttctagatacatatatgTTCTAAATTACTATGTTCTAAattactatgtatctaaaagtaatttgggacggaaagAGTATGAGGCAAGGAGGAACACATGTTGTATTATCCTTGTTAGCATCAGACCACAAACAAAGAATAGTACATGGAAACAGGTTGGCCATGTAATAAGCATGAGCAATGGGTATGGTACTTGTGATCGTCAAAGAGCAAATCGTTGAGCTGTACTAAGTCATTAGGCGTGCCTCATCAAACTAAATAATGTCCATGCAAAGGCCAGGGAACTCCTTGTCTATCTGCATCTATAAAGCCCATTGGTAGCTTAGGGAGAAATCCTTACATTGCCAAATCCATGTGAGGAGAGACATTATATTGATTATAGACGACGATGTAGGGAGCTAATGAGCAAACTGTTTGCTACCAATCTTGAGGAATTGGAGTGAAACAAAATATCAGCCTGACTATTGCAGGCTGTAGATGTTAGTTTTGATCTCATCATCCGACGATCGCGCCCTGATCAAGACACAGAGGCACACAGGCACACAGGCACCAAGACTTGTAAATGGTTACTGCACCAAAGGTGATATCTGCATGAACAATGGGCGTGAACTTGTGACCATTCAGAGCAAATCATCACGTTGTAATTCGTTAGGCGTGAACTGAAGGATGCAAACACATGTACACACTCTGACTGCATGCCTCAAGTTAAAGTTTCATGCAAAGGCCATGCATGTGGCACTCTCGTCCTTGTCTTCTGTGTATATAGCGCCCGGCCTGCTAGCTCAAACTGAAATCTAGAGCTCACTAGATCGATGTTGCAACAAAGGCGTATGGACGTTTTAGCAAGCTAATGAGCATGCCTTCATCACTGAGTTTGAGAAGTTGGAGGGAAACAGGATGTAGGTCCCATTACAAGCCATATGCATTGACTGACCGAGGTTGCATTTTACTGTACAAGTTTCCTACATGAGTTCCAAGTGGAAACCTGGGCAGTAACAGGATCAATAGAACTCTTAATGTTCTATTTATAGGATTCTTAGCCTCTTTGCATGGCTTCAAATGTATTCGTTATTAGGATCAATAGAACATTTTTATGTCACGATATCTTTTTTCTGTTCATAACAGGGAAGGGAACCCTCTTTGCTTGCTCAACCATTTGTTATTATGCAACTATTTTCCTTGTTTTATGAAGGAACAAACAAGCATGAGACGTGGCTGAGAAAGAATTAGCACTAAAATCCAAGATAATGACTGCGGAAGTGCGGATATATGTCCCATTTAGCATGTGGAACAtgcatgttttcttttctttcaccCCTGTATTTACTCGAGGTTTGAAACGTGCGGCAAGTGCATGCAGCACAGCTTCCTTTTTTAGATAATTCCGATGAATAACACGCTGGAGCTTCGATTCTGCATGCGTACGTGCACAATATAATTCCGATGAATAAAACTTGTGCTGTAGCAAGTTGCAACTCAAACACCCAATTATCTTTACCAACTTAATAGAATCACCATGGTATgaactgcatgcatgcaaggactGAATTTTTCTGCGGCATTTTTCTTCACCAGAGGTCCAGAGCACGAGTGATGAGACACATTTTTTTAGCAGCTTCAAGATCTGTCTGCCGTCGTACATTCACACACCAAGGGTTGACGGCCGCTTCGTTCGATGTGCCTGTCACCAGCAGCCAAAAGTGAACCATAACAAAAGGTAGGTACTGGAGCGATAATCCatgaaccacgcagctgcttgGCTCCGATCAGTCGTCTGATCCGACCGACCAACCTCCCCAACAGTCTTTTACCACACGGCGGCAGGCGCATATCTGAACGGTGGAcatcagcgccgccgccatcatcgcCGGCTGAAACGGAACAGAGTGTTTCTGCTAGCTGGTCAGCTTGGATGACGTGTTTAGTTGTTGCAGGCCACGTGTACAGACCGCCACTTTGCCTGGAGGAGGGATGCCATCTGTTTGGTCTCCGATGCATTGCCAAAGGCCAATGGAGGATAAGGAAGCCGTTGAATTGacgcggaggaagacgacgacaaaGTTTGGTCGGTCGCGCTCGAGGATGGCGACAAGCACTTCCCTTTCCGCCGGGAGGAAAAACGAAGGCACGAAGCTGCATGCCGCCTCGTCGTCCACGGTGGCAGGTCGTGATAGGCTGCTCACGCCGCCGCGAATTTGCCTGTGCAGGTTGGTGCCGACCTGGCGGCgctgacaagtggggcccagGTGCAGGCAGTCAAATGGTTCATATGTATGTAATAGGTGTTAGCAATACATTATTGCATGCATGTCAGATTATTTGGCCGAACctttacaatttttttagttTAAGAAACAGTTTTTTTCTATTGATATAAAAGAACACGTACAATATAAGGAAAAAACACTGCACTAGTGATGATGATGGCGGCCTAGCATGGCGCTTGACACCGAAATGCCGTGGCCCGTGGGTTTCGTTTGTTATTGCATCATGGTCTTTGACGCTGACGACGCACTCAACCGTGCATGGCTCTTGACACTGAAATGCGTTGCGTTCTTGGAGAGGCTTGATAACAACCGTGCGTTGCtttttgttgcaccatgatcTTTTTTTGACACCCAAGTGCATGCATGGTGGTGTTGGTTTAATCATCGTGATGGCACTTGACGCTGAGATGCAAGCAGGTCGGCACACTTGCTGCTCATGGCACGATTGCAGTACCGGTGCATTCCGCCCTTGCTTGCGGTACAGTACTTGTGTACCGGCCGCTTTGTCCGGTCGAGCGAGATGCTTCTTGTGGAACATGCATGCTTTTCTTTCACTGTATGTGCCCCCTGCAACGAAACTCCTTGACCAACGAGCTGAACGTGCTGTGGTATGAACTCGAAGAAGTAACCCTGCACGTCACAAGTTGAGTAACCTGTGAAGCGATGCCACTGACAAAAACCACGCCACGCATGCACACAACCACCTTCGTTTCCATTTCGTAACCTGCATCCACCTGTATGTACGTCCTCCATGGACGACGCGTCTCGTGTGAGCGTGCAGGACACCACGGCTTGCTTCGCGCCGCGTGCGTGCAGTGCATGCAGGAGGGGGCCGATGGAGAAGCAGGCAGGCGTTGAATTGACTGGGACGATCGGGGtaggagacaaaaaaaaaagttaggcCTAACGAACACAGGTGGCCTCATTCCCCAGGAAGCCGGGAAAACCCGGCCTGCATGCTGACGTGAACAACCTGCAAACTAGAGGTCTAGAGCCTCTCGTCGTCTCCTCGTTGGCCGGCCGGGTGGCTGGCCGCATGGCTGCAGGTCTTGTGATACAACAAGCTGTTTACCTGCTACTAAACGAACTGTTACCGTGCCATGCATGCAGTTCTGCTATGCAACTGCAAAAAGTTTCGTCCTCGTGTTGCATCAAACGATAATGCACGTACGTCTTCTTTTGTACAATTGTACCCTGTGGTCTCTGGACGTGTAGGTCGTACGCTAGTACATCGTGCcaggccgccaccaccactaccACGACCGCCATACACCCGTATGTACGTCGCTTTCGTCCCACGACCTCCATTCTTGAGACGACCCCATCTTGCATGTCCTGTACCTGTATCACCACACCGCACCACGCCTCTGTCTCTCTCGTCCAGGCCATCTTGTTCGCAACAAGTCACAAAAAGGCAGCAATGAACACAAGACTTTGACCTGTGCCATCATCCAGCCAGACCAAACAATACAAGCTCTAGCCAGATGGATGGAGTTGCATACTTGGCTTGCATTATTGCAATGTGTCCTCGCTCTCCTCCCCTTCTATAAAAAGACGGATGGGCTGATGGACCATCGTATCTCTACTTCTTCCACAATCTCACGGAGTCACGGTTGCCAACAATAACTGCTCATCCTGCAGCTACTTCTATAGCCATCTCATAGACGCCCGGCCGCCCGCCATGGCCAAGAAGAAGCTCCTCCTCGCCCACAAGCTCGCCTCCGCCatgctctccctcctcctccacccccgccgcccggccactACCGCCGTCTCCAAGCCCTCGACATCGCCACCGCCAACAGACCCATTTCCCCCGCCGGTGGTGCACCACGGCGCCCTCCCGCCGGCGTCCACGCAAGCAACCAccctcgtcgtcgacgtcgacgccgcgctgctgcgcaccagcgccgccgccagcgaaCTGTTCCCGTACTTCATGCTCGTGGCCCTCGAGGCCGGCGGCTACCTGCGCGggctgcttctcctcctcctctacccgCTCATCCTCTGCCTgagccgcggcgccgccgtgcgggccatggcggcggcggccttctgCGGCCTCCGCGCGGGGCGGTTCCGCGCCGGACGCGCCGTGCTGCCCAAGTGGCTCATGGACGACCTCGCCGCGGAGGCCTTCGAcgccgtgcgcgccgccgccgccgccgggaagggGAACGGGAGGCCGGCTGTGGTGGGCGTGACGGCGATGCCCAGGGTCATGGTGGACGGGTTCCTGAGAGAGTATTTAGGGGTGGAGCACGTTGTCGCGCCGGAGATGAAGGTGAAGTGGGGGTTCTACACCGGGCTTATGGAGGACGCCGACGGCCAGGCGCTGATGGCGTTGGCAGCGGCCGTTGTGGGGTTTGCTGGGTCGACGGAGTTCCTCGACCATCCTGTCGCACGTTCCTGCAAGGTAGGACAACATGGGACGAGTGCTATAATAGGGTTCTTTTCTCATGCAACACTTTCAGTATTTTTCCCTTCTTAATTTGACTTGAAAATTCAAACTTTTTTAAAATTATTCCAATATCCTAGTAGTTTAGTTTTCCATGCTTCAATCATGCATGTTGCATTCTGCTGCTCATGCATAACCTACTCCCTTGCTTGTTCATCAAAGTAGTATGCATGGTTTTATGAGATCGAGTAGACAGCATCCATATTGTTCTTTTGGTCGTGTGCTGGCTGGCTGGCAACAGTAGAAAGATACGTATTTTAGGTATCTGTATGGCTGACAGGGACAGCACGTTCAGCCCAATGTCCTTGACGCCCTGCACACGGGCATCTTTCAAACTGTTGCTGCCGTCCTCATCGTGCACCTCTCGATCAATCATTCACCATTTCACACGTCTCTTTCTCTCTCAGCTGTGATCCAACCAAAATTCCCCATCTTCATTTATTTCCCAAAATGTAGCAAACCAACAGTACAACACCTTGGATTTCATGGTTCAGATCCCAAATTTCCATTTCTCCGGAcaaaaattgatttttttttctgaacgtACGTACGTGCAGGAGATCTTCGTGGCGAGCTCCGACGagaagcggcggtggcgccctcTGGCACGGGACAAGTACCCGAAGCCGGTGGTGTTCCACGACGGCCGCCTGGCGttccgccccaccgccgccgacacGCTGGCCATGTTCCTGTGGCTTCCCCTGGGCGCCTtcctcggcgccgcccgcctcgccgtGGCCCTCGCCGTCCCCTACAAATACTCCACGcccatcctcgccgccaccggcatGTCGTGGCGGCTCaagggcgggcggccggcgctcCCTTCCGGCGGCCGCGGGCAGCTCTTCGCCTGCAACCACCGCACCCTCATCGACCCCGTCTACGTCTCCGTCGCGCTCGACCGCCAGGTCCGCGCCGTCTCCTACAGCCTCAGCCGCCTCTCGGAGCTCATCTCCCCGATCGGCCGGACCGTGCGGCTCACCCGCGACCGCCGCAGCGACGGCGCGGTGATGGCGCGGcttctcgccggcggcgacctcgtcgTCGTCTGCCCCGAGGGGACGACCTGCCGGGAGCCCTACCTCCTCCGGTTCAGCCCGCTGTTCACCGAGCTCAGCGACGACGTCGTCCccgtcggcgtcgccgtcgagaCCTCCATGTTctacgccaccaccgccggcgggCTCAAGTGCTTCGACCCGCTCTACTACATGGCGAATCCGAGGATGTGCTACACCGTGCAGTTCCTGGAGAAGGTGGACacgtcgccggcgaggaccGGCGCCGCGCCCAGCACCGACGTGGCCAACCTCGTGCAGAGGAGGATGGGGGACGCGCTCGGGTACGGGTGCACCATGCTCACCAGGAAGGACAAGTACCTCATGCTCGCCGGCAACGACGGCGTCGTCAGGTCAACCGACGACAAgtccgccgccggagcaccggcgccggccgggaagaagaagggggaCAAGAGTACGGAAAAGAGCAACTAAAAGTCATCAATGTACCTTATTCTTggttagcttttttttttaaagaaaaaagcAACCAAGTAATTAAGGGGGAAAATGAGATAAATACTTCTTGACTTTTGGTGGTTTTAGACTTGGAAGTTGTTTAATCTGCTCATTTCTGCTCTTTATTTCATTTGTACTTATTTGTTAATTATTAGGTTTATTCTTAGGAATTTATTTTTGATTTTATTTATTATATATGTACTTgtaaagaaaaggaaactaCAAGGCTGTATCATCAAGCAATGCAATGTGCTTGTACTTTGTACTGTAGAACAGCAATGCAGCAATGTAAATTAAGATAGTACAGTAGTGATTTGTACCACTCTTATGGAAAACAGACGTGCAGTGTTAGCATCTTCTTGCCCCCTAGCGAGTGCCAACCACTAAAAACAGGATGAGATGAAGAAAACTGTCAACCTTTGATGAACACCCCCTGAATTCATTTATTAAGATCTTTAGTAATCTGTCAGCTGATACAGAAGTCCCTTTCCTAGTGATGACTCACACTCACACACTCACTACTACTTGGGCTACAAAAGGCATGGAATTGAATGGGCATTAAAGAAGACAATGGACAGGTGCACCCGGGCATGTGCAACTTGGATTATTAGTGGCTTAATGATAATCAATGTTCCAAATAGCGGAGCATTTGGATCCAACCGTCGGTGCAATAGTGTTGTACTAGTGGGTTATAGCGGTTTATTAGAGATCTTCGCTGAATGTCATAACCTACTATTTAAAATATTGATAAAGCTAT containing:
- the LOC101762131 gene encoding probable glycerol-3-phosphate acyltransferase 3, yielding MAKKKLLLAHKLASAMLSLLLHPRRPATTAVSKPSTSPPPTDPFPPPVVHHGALPPASTQATTLVVDVDAALLRTSAAASELFPYFMLVALEAGGYLRGLLLLLLYPLILCLSRGAAVRAMAAAAFCGLRAGRFRAGRAVLPKWLMDDLAAEAFDAVRAAAAAGKGNGRPAVVGVTAMPRVMVDGFLREYLGVEHVVAPEMKVKWGFYTGLMEDADGQALMALAAAVVGFAGSTEFLDHPVARSCKEIFVASSDEKRRWRPLARDKYPKPVVFHDGRLAFRPTAADTLAMFLWLPLGAFLGAARLAVALAVPYKYSTPILAATGMSWRLKGGRPALPSGGRGQLFACNHRTLIDPVYVSVALDRQVRAVSYSLSRLSELISPIGRTVRLTRDRRSDGAVMARLLAGGDLVVVCPEGTTCREPYLLRFSPLFTELSDDVVPVGVAVETSMFYATTAGGLKCFDPLYYMANPRMCYTVQFLEKVDTSPARTGAAPSTDVANLVQRRMGDALGYGCTMLTRKDKYLMLAGNDGVVRSTDDKSAAGAPAPAGKKKGDKSTEKSN